From the genome of Nicotiana sylvestris chromosome 2, ASM39365v2, whole genome shotgun sequence, one region includes:
- the LOC104236307 gene encoding zinc finger CCCH domain-containing protein 44-like isoform X2 translates to MDGDNSVELCTSIHDMDDSQLVGAPVAMSSDAEVAATTVAVEVKTSVAMIGSVEKRKRGRPPRGAVAEVKSPKRQLQEDDEGEDVCFICFDGGSLVLCDRKGCPKAYHPSCIKRDEAFFRSDAKWTCGWHICSVCQKASQYMCFTCTYSVCKGCTRNADYFRIRGNKGFCSTCMRMIMLIENIDQGNKEMVQVDFDDNSSWEYLFKVYWMYVKEKLSLTLGELIQAKSPCKESDAIAKRQRLPFGYRVALDGKGTRGNSFDNLGLKKSKQLLEPPCKDPPSTENRKIAEPERLSVAGCTPQLELTQPIELELQSKDSLETEEASTSMGKSLTGRMEWASKELLELVAHMKNGATSALSHFDVQALLLEYIKRNNLRDPRQKSQIICDSRLKSLFGKPRVGHIEMLKLLEFHSLIKEGSQKSAFIPAGIVGTVTNHVEADDSIDSSFLKNKTKKRKSRRNSEEKLVQINLDEYGAIDAHNINLIYLRRNLMESLMEDMEKFHGRVIGSVVRIRISSNNQKQEMYRLVPVIGTSKALIPYKIGDKTADVFLVVLNLNKKEAVAIESISNQNFSEDECRRLRQIIKCGLVKRLTIGEIQKKAMELRAVKLNDSLEEEVLRLIHLRDRASENGRKKELRECVEKLELLKMPEERRRRLLAIPEVRADPNMDPNYESEEDAGASDFKKQVEYEGPRYTRFNRSQDKLMSSRRKAKEGSMPCEMSEKREAHGNTILKKLRNQDTACLAVDRSAFETSIAGLSTVDSTSTNSSETDKLWHYRDPSSRKQGPFSVMQLRKWNKSGLFPPDMRIWTDDEHDDSVLLTNALKGLFHKAPRPHDEISRQSQELGAASVSSSAGACKSATGTGRECGEREVPWHLRVTNNHSNSNTDSNSNTDTTRMGGLSSSVPKSLDLNNSYSYKPRPSSPVPPSSHGNVHGDPPHGKRCHEIFQSSTSHMVQDSSGSTISQISDGRKHSMLSNGRRHLGQSSGQNWGSLTSNRSSVNINSGYNFASVTELSDSLEQKGIKNYPDLPSPTPQTSYADVEAQAAEKLLSFSSVVPVCASNVQDLPSPTPNLKDEAPVGQAAADKESFPSSLTVQHSGPSWSSASSLVISRAQLPEITNGWGGCSPAVKPSVDSDLVSDSSLKPAEAVCDRVDAPTSDANQLDCNSSSHPISNCSDWRATFYELIEFSTLDEESVSDLLAEVDAMESQNQSGMASPTSAMRCSEEMIPVCTSDWFSSIEELTRTPDPANSDALISTEDAQLPCQSSLTDELAGASQTVVFDPLKRSSGSSSSSSEGETKSADVSFSQGEAGSNVSNPLPRAKKLQLQR, encoded by the exons ATGGACGGTGATAATTCAGTGGAGCTCTGCACTTCAATTCACGATATGGACGACTCGCAGCTAGTTGGAGCTCCCGTAGCGATGTCCTCGGATGCTGAGGTTGCTGCTACTACGGTGGCTGTGGAGGTGAAGACTTCGGTGGCGATGATCGGCTCCGTTGAGAAGCGGAAGCGAGGACGGCCGCCACGTGGAGCTGTGGCAGAAGTTAAGTCACCAAAAAGACAGCTACAGGAGGACGACGAGGGGGAAGATGTTTGCTTCATTTGTTTCGATGGTGGTTCTCTTGTCCTATGCGATCGCAA GGGGTGTCCGAAGGCTTACCATCCATCTTGTATAAAACGAGACGAGGCATTTTTCCGATCCGACGCTAAATGGACCTGCG GTTGGCATATTTGTAGTGTATGTCAAAAGGCTTCCCAATATATGTGCTTTACTTGTACATATTCAGTGTGCAAAGGATGTACAAGAAATGCTGATTACTTCCGTATTCGAGGAAACAAAGGCTTTTGCTCAACATGTATGAGAATGATCATGCTGATTGAGAATATAGACCAAGGGAACAAGGAGATG GTTCAAGTAGATTTTGATGACAACAGCAGCTGGGAGTATCTTTTCAAGGTATACTGGATGTACGTAAAAGAAAAGCTATCATTAACATTAGGTGAACTAATTCAAGCTAAAAGCCCATGCAAAGAATCAGATGCAATTGCTAAGAGACAGCGACTACCTTTTGGTTATCGTGTTGCCCTCGATGGAAAAGGTACTAGGGGCAACTCTTTTGACAATTTGGGGCTGAAGAAATCCAAACAATTGCTAGAGCCACCTTGCAAGGATCCTCCAAGCACTGAAAACCGAAAAATTGCTGAGCCTGAACGTTTAAGTGTTGCTGGCTGTACTCCACAGTTGGAGCTAACACAGCCCATAGAACTAGAGTTACAGAGTAAAGATTCTCTGGAGACAGAAGAAGCAAGCACCAGCATGGGGAAATCTTTGACTGGACGCATGGAATGGGCATCCAAAGAGCTTTTGGAGCTTGTTGCACACATGAAAAATGGTGCTACTTCTGCTTTATCTCATTTTGATGTGCAGGCATTATTACTAGAGTATATTAAGAGAAATAATCTTCGAGATCCTCGCCAGAAAAGTCAAATAATTTGTGATTCGAGGCTCAAAAGCCTTTTTGGAAAGCCTCGCGTTGGCCACATAGAAATGCTAAAGCTTCTTGAGTTTCACTCTCTGATAAAGGAGGGTTCGCAGAAGAGTGCTTTTATACCAGCTGGAATTGTTGGAACTGTTACTAACCATGTGGAAGCTGATGACAGTATTGATAGCTCATTCTTGAAAAATAAAACTAAGAAACGTAAATCTCGTAGAAACTCTGAAGAAAAATTGGTGCAGATTAATCTAGATGAATATGGTGCAATTGATGCTCACAATATCAATCTCATATATTTGCGGCGTAATTTGATGGAGAGTCTCATGGAAGATATGGAAAAGTTCCACGGCAGAGTTATTGGCTCAGTTGTCCGTATAAGAATATCTAGTAACAATCAGAAGCAAGAAATGTACAGGCTTGTTCCTGTTATAG GTACAAGCAAGGCACTTATTCCATACAAGATTGGGGATAAGACAGCTGATGTATTTCTTGTagtattaaacttaaacaagaaagAGGCTGTAGCTATTGAGTCTATTTCAAATCAAAATTTCTCTGAG GATGAATGCAGAAGATTACGTCAGATTATAAAATGTGGGCTTGTAAAGCGGCTGACGATA GGTGAGATACAGAAGAAAGCAATGGAACTCCGTGCTGTAAAACTCAATGAT TCTCTGGAAGAAGAGGTATTGCGGCTCATCCATCTTCGTGATCGAGCAAGTGAGAATGGGCGTAAAAAAGA GCTCAGAGAATGTGTAGAGAAATTAGAGCTTCTGAAGATGCCTGAGGAGCGGCGGAGGAGGCTACTCGCAATTCCAGAAGTGCGTGCCGATCCAAATATGGATCCTAATTACGAATCTGAAGAAGATGCTGGAGCATCCGACTTCAAGAAACAAG TTGAATATGAGGGGCCAAGATACACTAGATTTAATAGAAGCCAAGACAAGCTTATGTCTTCACGGAGGAAAG CTAAAGAGGGATCTATGCCATGTGAAATGAGTGAGAAAAGAGAGGCCCATGGAAATACTATCTTGAAGAAGCTAAGAAATCAAGATACTGCATGTCTGGCTGTGGATAGGTCTGCATTTGAAACTTCAATTGCGGGCCTCTCTACAGTGGACTCAACATCCACTAACAGTAGTGAAACAGACAAACTTTGGCATTACCGTGACCCTAGTAGTAGAAAACAAGGGCCATTTTCAGTGATGCAGTTGAGGAAGTGGAATAAGTCGGGGCTTTTCCCACCTGATATGAGGATATGGACAGATGATGAGCATGATGACTCAGTACTTTTAACTAATGCATTAAAGGGGCTGTTCCATAAAGCCCCTCGGCCGCATGATGAGATATCACGCCAGTCTCAGGAGCTTGGTGCTGCTTCTGTAAGCAGTAGTGCTGGTGCGTGTAAAAGTGCAACTGGAACAGGGAGAGAATGTGGAGAGAGGGAGGTaccttggcacctccgtgttacAAACAACCATTCTAATAGTAACACCGACTCTAATAGTAACACCGACACTACGAGGATGGGTGGATTATCCTCATCTGTTCCAAAATCTTTGGATTTGAATAACTCTTATTCTTACAAACCCCGACCATCCAGTCCAGTCCCTCCATCCAGTCATGGGAATGTGCACGGAGATCCTCCACATGGGAAAAGATGCCATGAAATTTTTCAGTCCAGTACCAGTCATATGGTCCAGGACTCAAGTGGAAGCACAATATCCCAAATATCTGATGGCCGCAAACATAGTATGCTATCCAACGGTCGGAGGCATTTAGGACAGTCGTCTGGACAGAACTGGGGATCCTTAACCAGTAATAGAAGTTCGGTTAACATAAATTCTGGATATAATTTTGCTTCAGTTACTGAGTTAAGTGATTCATTGGAACAGAAAGGTATCAAGAATTATCCAGATCTGCCCAGTCCTACCCCACAAACAAGCTATGCCGATGTTGAAGCTCAGGCTGCTGAAAAGCTGCTTTCTTTTAGTTCGGTTGTTCCAGTTTGTGCTTCAAATGTCCAGGATTTACCAAGTCCTACTCCAAACTTGAAAGACGAAGCTCCAGTTGGGCAGGCAGCAGCGGACAAAGAATCTTTTCCTTCTAGTTTAACTGTTCAGCATTCAGGCCCTAGCTGGAGCAGTGCTTCTAGTCTAGTGATCAGTCGGGCCCAGCTTCCTGAAATAACTAATGGATGGGGTGGATGTTCACCAGCTGTGAAACCATCTGTGGACTCTGATCTTGTATCTGATTCTTCACTGAAACCAGCTGAAGCAGTGTGTGATCGTGTCGATGCACCTACTTCAGATGCCAACCAACTCGATTGTAATTCCTCATCTCATCCAATCTCAAACTGTTCCGATTGGCGAGCAACCTTTTACGAGCTAATTGAGTTCAGCACTTTGGATGAGGAATCAGTGTCAGATCTATTAGCTGAAGTCGATGCAATGGAATCCCAAAATCAAAGTGGTATGGCTTCACCAACCTCAGCCATGAGGTGCAGTGAGGAGATGATACCTGTGTGCACTAGTGACTGGTTCAGCTCTATTGAGGAGCTGACTCGCACGCCTGATCCCGCAAATAGTGATGCCTTGATCTCCACTGAAGATGCTCAATTACCTTGTCAATCCTCTCTGACAGATGAACTAGCGGGGGCATCACAGACTGTTGTATTTGATCCTTTAAAGAGGTCTAGTGGGAGTTCATCTTCTAGCAGCGAGGGAGAAACAAAGTCGGCTGATGTTTCCTTTTCCCAGGGAGAAGCTGGGTCCAACGTATCTAACCCTCTACCACGAGCCAAGAAACTGCAGCTTCAGCGATGA
- the LOC104236307 gene encoding zinc finger CCCH domain-containing protein 44-like isoform X1 yields the protein MDGDNSVELCTSIHDMDDSQLVGAPVAMSSDAEVAATTVAVEVKTSVAMIGSVEKRKRGRPPRGAVAEVKSPKRQLQEDDEGEDVCFICFDGGSLVLCDRKGCPKAYHPSCIKRDEAFFRSDAKWTCGWHICSVCQKASQYMCFTCTYSVCKGCTRNADYFRIRGNKGFCSTCMRMIMLIENIDQGNKEMCLKSFQVQVDFDDNSSWEYLFKVYWMYVKEKLSLTLGELIQAKSPCKESDAIAKRQRLPFGYRVALDGKGTRGNSFDNLGLKKSKQLLEPPCKDPPSTENRKIAEPERLSVAGCTPQLELTQPIELELQSKDSLETEEASTSMGKSLTGRMEWASKELLELVAHMKNGATSALSHFDVQALLLEYIKRNNLRDPRQKSQIICDSRLKSLFGKPRVGHIEMLKLLEFHSLIKEGSQKSAFIPAGIVGTVTNHVEADDSIDSSFLKNKTKKRKSRRNSEEKLVQINLDEYGAIDAHNINLIYLRRNLMESLMEDMEKFHGRVIGSVVRIRISSNNQKQEMYRLVPVIGTSKALIPYKIGDKTADVFLVVLNLNKKEAVAIESISNQNFSEDECRRLRQIIKCGLVKRLTIGEIQKKAMELRAVKLNDSLEEEVLRLIHLRDRASENGRKKELRECVEKLELLKMPEERRRRLLAIPEVRADPNMDPNYESEEDAGASDFKKQVEYEGPRYTRFNRSQDKLMSSRRKAKEGSMPCEMSEKREAHGNTILKKLRNQDTACLAVDRSAFETSIAGLSTVDSTSTNSSETDKLWHYRDPSSRKQGPFSVMQLRKWNKSGLFPPDMRIWTDDEHDDSVLLTNALKGLFHKAPRPHDEISRQSQELGAASVSSSAGACKSATGTGRECGEREVPWHLRVTNNHSNSNTDSNSNTDTTRMGGLSSSVPKSLDLNNSYSYKPRPSSPVPPSSHGNVHGDPPHGKRCHEIFQSSTSHMVQDSSGSTISQISDGRKHSMLSNGRRHLGQSSGQNWGSLTSNRSSVNINSGYNFASVTELSDSLEQKGIKNYPDLPSPTPQTSYADVEAQAAEKLLSFSSVVPVCASNVQDLPSPTPNLKDEAPVGQAAADKESFPSSLTVQHSGPSWSSASSLVISRAQLPEITNGWGGCSPAVKPSVDSDLVSDSSLKPAEAVCDRVDAPTSDANQLDCNSSSHPISNCSDWRATFYELIEFSTLDEESVSDLLAEVDAMESQNQSGMASPTSAMRCSEEMIPVCTSDWFSSIEELTRTPDPANSDALISTEDAQLPCQSSLTDELAGASQTVVFDPLKRSSGSSSSSSEGETKSADVSFSQGEAGSNVSNPLPRAKKLQLQR from the exons ATGGACGGTGATAATTCAGTGGAGCTCTGCACTTCAATTCACGATATGGACGACTCGCAGCTAGTTGGAGCTCCCGTAGCGATGTCCTCGGATGCTGAGGTTGCTGCTACTACGGTGGCTGTGGAGGTGAAGACTTCGGTGGCGATGATCGGCTCCGTTGAGAAGCGGAAGCGAGGACGGCCGCCACGTGGAGCTGTGGCAGAAGTTAAGTCACCAAAAAGACAGCTACAGGAGGACGACGAGGGGGAAGATGTTTGCTTCATTTGTTTCGATGGTGGTTCTCTTGTCCTATGCGATCGCAA GGGGTGTCCGAAGGCTTACCATCCATCTTGTATAAAACGAGACGAGGCATTTTTCCGATCCGACGCTAAATGGACCTGCG GTTGGCATATTTGTAGTGTATGTCAAAAGGCTTCCCAATATATGTGCTTTACTTGTACATATTCAGTGTGCAAAGGATGTACAAGAAATGCTGATTACTTCCGTATTCGAGGAAACAAAGGCTTTTGCTCAACATGTATGAGAATGATCATGCTGATTGAGAATATAGACCAAGGGAACAAGGAGATG TGCCTGAAATCCTTTCAGGTTCAAGTAGATTTTGATGACAACAGCAGCTGGGAGTATCTTTTCAAGGTATACTGGATGTACGTAAAAGAAAAGCTATCATTAACATTAGGTGAACTAATTCAAGCTAAAAGCCCATGCAAAGAATCAGATGCAATTGCTAAGAGACAGCGACTACCTTTTGGTTATCGTGTTGCCCTCGATGGAAAAGGTACTAGGGGCAACTCTTTTGACAATTTGGGGCTGAAGAAATCCAAACAATTGCTAGAGCCACCTTGCAAGGATCCTCCAAGCACTGAAAACCGAAAAATTGCTGAGCCTGAACGTTTAAGTGTTGCTGGCTGTACTCCACAGTTGGAGCTAACACAGCCCATAGAACTAGAGTTACAGAGTAAAGATTCTCTGGAGACAGAAGAAGCAAGCACCAGCATGGGGAAATCTTTGACTGGACGCATGGAATGGGCATCCAAAGAGCTTTTGGAGCTTGTTGCACACATGAAAAATGGTGCTACTTCTGCTTTATCTCATTTTGATGTGCAGGCATTATTACTAGAGTATATTAAGAGAAATAATCTTCGAGATCCTCGCCAGAAAAGTCAAATAATTTGTGATTCGAGGCTCAAAAGCCTTTTTGGAAAGCCTCGCGTTGGCCACATAGAAATGCTAAAGCTTCTTGAGTTTCACTCTCTGATAAAGGAGGGTTCGCAGAAGAGTGCTTTTATACCAGCTGGAATTGTTGGAACTGTTACTAACCATGTGGAAGCTGATGACAGTATTGATAGCTCATTCTTGAAAAATAAAACTAAGAAACGTAAATCTCGTAGAAACTCTGAAGAAAAATTGGTGCAGATTAATCTAGATGAATATGGTGCAATTGATGCTCACAATATCAATCTCATATATTTGCGGCGTAATTTGATGGAGAGTCTCATGGAAGATATGGAAAAGTTCCACGGCAGAGTTATTGGCTCAGTTGTCCGTATAAGAATATCTAGTAACAATCAGAAGCAAGAAATGTACAGGCTTGTTCCTGTTATAG GTACAAGCAAGGCACTTATTCCATACAAGATTGGGGATAAGACAGCTGATGTATTTCTTGTagtattaaacttaaacaagaaagAGGCTGTAGCTATTGAGTCTATTTCAAATCAAAATTTCTCTGAG GATGAATGCAGAAGATTACGTCAGATTATAAAATGTGGGCTTGTAAAGCGGCTGACGATA GGTGAGATACAGAAGAAAGCAATGGAACTCCGTGCTGTAAAACTCAATGAT TCTCTGGAAGAAGAGGTATTGCGGCTCATCCATCTTCGTGATCGAGCAAGTGAGAATGGGCGTAAAAAAGA GCTCAGAGAATGTGTAGAGAAATTAGAGCTTCTGAAGATGCCTGAGGAGCGGCGGAGGAGGCTACTCGCAATTCCAGAAGTGCGTGCCGATCCAAATATGGATCCTAATTACGAATCTGAAGAAGATGCTGGAGCATCCGACTTCAAGAAACAAG TTGAATATGAGGGGCCAAGATACACTAGATTTAATAGAAGCCAAGACAAGCTTATGTCTTCACGGAGGAAAG CTAAAGAGGGATCTATGCCATGTGAAATGAGTGAGAAAAGAGAGGCCCATGGAAATACTATCTTGAAGAAGCTAAGAAATCAAGATACTGCATGTCTGGCTGTGGATAGGTCTGCATTTGAAACTTCAATTGCGGGCCTCTCTACAGTGGACTCAACATCCACTAACAGTAGTGAAACAGACAAACTTTGGCATTACCGTGACCCTAGTAGTAGAAAACAAGGGCCATTTTCAGTGATGCAGTTGAGGAAGTGGAATAAGTCGGGGCTTTTCCCACCTGATATGAGGATATGGACAGATGATGAGCATGATGACTCAGTACTTTTAACTAATGCATTAAAGGGGCTGTTCCATAAAGCCCCTCGGCCGCATGATGAGATATCACGCCAGTCTCAGGAGCTTGGTGCTGCTTCTGTAAGCAGTAGTGCTGGTGCGTGTAAAAGTGCAACTGGAACAGGGAGAGAATGTGGAGAGAGGGAGGTaccttggcacctccgtgttacAAACAACCATTCTAATAGTAACACCGACTCTAATAGTAACACCGACACTACGAGGATGGGTGGATTATCCTCATCTGTTCCAAAATCTTTGGATTTGAATAACTCTTATTCTTACAAACCCCGACCATCCAGTCCAGTCCCTCCATCCAGTCATGGGAATGTGCACGGAGATCCTCCACATGGGAAAAGATGCCATGAAATTTTTCAGTCCAGTACCAGTCATATGGTCCAGGACTCAAGTGGAAGCACAATATCCCAAATATCTGATGGCCGCAAACATAGTATGCTATCCAACGGTCGGAGGCATTTAGGACAGTCGTCTGGACAGAACTGGGGATCCTTAACCAGTAATAGAAGTTCGGTTAACATAAATTCTGGATATAATTTTGCTTCAGTTACTGAGTTAAGTGATTCATTGGAACAGAAAGGTATCAAGAATTATCCAGATCTGCCCAGTCCTACCCCACAAACAAGCTATGCCGATGTTGAAGCTCAGGCTGCTGAAAAGCTGCTTTCTTTTAGTTCGGTTGTTCCAGTTTGTGCTTCAAATGTCCAGGATTTACCAAGTCCTACTCCAAACTTGAAAGACGAAGCTCCAGTTGGGCAGGCAGCAGCGGACAAAGAATCTTTTCCTTCTAGTTTAACTGTTCAGCATTCAGGCCCTAGCTGGAGCAGTGCTTCTAGTCTAGTGATCAGTCGGGCCCAGCTTCCTGAAATAACTAATGGATGGGGTGGATGTTCACCAGCTGTGAAACCATCTGTGGACTCTGATCTTGTATCTGATTCTTCACTGAAACCAGCTGAAGCAGTGTGTGATCGTGTCGATGCACCTACTTCAGATGCCAACCAACTCGATTGTAATTCCTCATCTCATCCAATCTCAAACTGTTCCGATTGGCGAGCAACCTTTTACGAGCTAATTGAGTTCAGCACTTTGGATGAGGAATCAGTGTCAGATCTATTAGCTGAAGTCGATGCAATGGAATCCCAAAATCAAAGTGGTATGGCTTCACCAACCTCAGCCATGAGGTGCAGTGAGGAGATGATACCTGTGTGCACTAGTGACTGGTTCAGCTCTATTGAGGAGCTGACTCGCACGCCTGATCCCGCAAATAGTGATGCCTTGATCTCCACTGAAGATGCTCAATTACCTTGTCAATCCTCTCTGACAGATGAACTAGCGGGGGCATCACAGACTGTTGTATTTGATCCTTTAAAGAGGTCTAGTGGGAGTTCATCTTCTAGCAGCGAGGGAGAAACAAAGTCGGCTGATGTTTCCTTTTCCCAGGGAGAAGCTGGGTCCAACGTATCTAACCCTCTACCACGAGCCAAGAAACTGCAGCTTCAGCGATGA